In a genomic window of Vicia villosa cultivar HV-30 ecotype Madison, WI unplaced genomic scaffold, Vvil1.0 ctg.000073F_1_1, whole genome shotgun sequence:
- the LOC131623476 gene encoding uncharacterized protein LOC131623476, which produces MAVIETNTKSSLHLRSNSLPSAPHPLVSQLEDNLQRLKSSEGACSASSSSVCNKLIGMQDLHDCIDNLLQLPIEQQTLVQECNEKSVDDLLEGSLRILDICSIAKDFLLISTESIHELQSIIRRRGNETGFTVEGAKYMALRKSMKKQIRKALVNLKSMKNELISSSSNNKENNSSPMLQSLKEAESITLNSLEHLLLFISDPKGQSKNGRWSAISKLMHSKRVVCDFQESDTNEFAKVDAALQPLISNKLTCTENVQSQLENLEMCIQDLEIGVERMSRKLIRNRVSLLNIFNH; this is translated from the coding sequence ATGGCAGTCATTGAAACAAACACAAAGAGCTCTCTGCATCTTCGCAGCAACAGCTTACCCTCCGCACCTCACCCTCTTGTATCACAACTTGAGGACAATTTGCAAAGATTGAAGAGTTCTGAAGGCGCTTGTTCAGCGTCATCATCCTCGGTATGCAACAAACTTATTGGCATGCAGGATTTGCATGACTGCATTGATAATTTGCTTCAATTGCCGATTGAGCAACAAACCTTAGTACAAGAGTGCAATGAAAAAAGTGTCGATGACCTACTAGAAGGATCACTTAGGATCTTGGATATCTGTAGTATAGCTAAGGATTTTCTTTTGATATCAACCGAAAGCATCCATGAACTACAATCAATAATCAGAAGGAGAGGCAATGAAACTGGATTCACAGTTGAGGGTGCAAAATACATGGCTTTAAGGAAGAGCATGAAGAAGCAAATCCGAAAGGCGTTGGTAAATTTGAAATCAATGAAGAATGAGTTGATTTCTTCTTCCTCAAACAATAAAGAAAATAACTCTTCGCCCATGCTTCAATCCTTGAAAGAAGCAGAATCCATAACCCTAAACTCACTAGAACATTTGTTGCTATTTATCTCTGATCCAAAAGGACAGTCAAAGAACGGAAGATGGTCAGCAATATCCAAGCTGATGCATTCTAAAAGAGTAGTTTGTGATTTTCAAGAATCAGACACAAATGAATTTGCGAAGGTGGATGCAGCATTGCAGCCTCTCATCAGCAACAAGCTTACATGTACTGAAAATGTTCAAAGTCAACTGGAAAATTTGGAGATGTGCATTCAAGATCTAGAAATAGGAGTTGAGCGCATGTCAAGAAAACTAATTAGAAATAGAGTTTCACTTCTTAACATATTCAACCACTAA